Within Hydra vulgaris chromosome 02, alternate assembly HydraT2T_AEP, the genomic segment cgtaaataataaaatcaccgaacatttataaacaaaacatactACCCAAAATAAATcagcattttttgaaaacaaaagagCCTTAACGCGATATTTCTCTCCTTAAATACGCTGAGGCGATCATATATTTCAGCACCCCCCTTTCCCCACTTTATAAATTATGTcacatatttcaaattttacacAGTTTAAAACGGTgtagagattttaaaaagatgttattttttaccgttttaataaaaataaacctcCAGAGTGTATAATTACACTAAAACGTTGTAAAATTACACCTTTtacttaaatcattttcaataaGCACCGTTTGAGGTTATATTAACACCAAAACGATGTAATTTTACaccttttaattcaattttataaagtttttctactttaacACCGTTTTACACCTTTTAATAAAACGGTGTAAAACTGagattataattttgaaaaacggtGTAAAGCAGCTTTACACCGTTTCACACCGTATTACACCGTTTTATAAAAAcggtgtaaaaataaaaaaattttacattatttaaaatttacacgTTTTTGAAACGGTGTAGTTAATAAAGAAGGTGTTATTTTACAccgttttaataaaaatacacctTTAGAGTGTATAATTATACCAAAACAGTGTAAATTTACAACTTTagcttaaattattttcaataaacactGTTAGAGGCTATATTAACACCAAACGGTgtaattttacactttttaatttagagtGTATATGTCAAACGCCTCCATCTGAATCAAATGTTCTGGAAggtttatattattgaaaactGTTTGAGGAATTGAGTGGCATAATTTCATTAcgttttcaaactaaaaaataaaaaacaattttccaaaaaaaaactttaagtataTGCATTATATAAGATCAGGTTGGGAATGATAACAAATTATTGTTATCATTCCTAtctgttattttttgaaagaataaatatatttaaataacaatgttaccaataatattttatgaatatgATTTCCAATGAAGGAGCGACTATAATAAGCTTGACGTTGCACTCCATATGACTGCAATTCAATTCCCTTTACTATTTGGTCAGTTCCTTTATTCTACTCAACTTAAGATCATTCTGCAATTCGTCCCTCCTCATAAAAAAATACGATTGTTGATGTACAAAAATTCCAGATAATGTCCTTGAGCTATTATTCAATATTGATGTTGTAATGACAACTGATTTGAACATTCAGTCATTTTTTAGTATCAATTTAGCATAAAATGGAAtctgattttaataataaagacgCTTTTATCATCATGTTTAtaatttgagttttattttgaacttaCATGTATAATGAATCCAACACCTTGATTAAATGTGgtgttaaatcatttatatatgcTGTTAGTGTTtgttttaaagtcaaaactgccttttaagtttattaatttcattCGAAATTTTTCATCCTCAGCATTAAAATCGTCACCTGaccaatattttgaaactttgcCTTGACTTGAAAGTGAAGGTAGTTTAACATAGTTTGACTTAAGAAATCTAAAGTATGAACTAATGTTTCTAGTTTTTCAGTTTAATTATGTAGacgaaaaaaaatgtaaaaaaaaaactacttctgCAAAACTAAAGCTActtttgtaatgtaaatatttaaaagtataaaattttaaaaattgggcTACTGCACTGAATTTGACATAACTGAGTTAGTATTGTatgcaaaaagttttaaaaagtacattattaacctaatccttttttttttcatcttttcccAAGGTAAACCACAGTTTACCTTCAGTGATACAATGTCTTTTGACCCTCTCTCAACTTGAGAAAAGATTTTGAGTATatcaattttatcatttttatcaaaagaattaATCATAAGCGCTacttattgcattttttaccttttttgttGATCCTGCATTTTTTATTAGTGGTTGATGTAGTTGCTTTTGACGTCTTGAATGGTTTTCTTACTAATAGTTGatgttttgtagttttttgaaGTTGTTAAATACTGTATAGCTTGTAAtagacaaactttttttactatatattaacatttgatttattatttttgagaaCCTACtatctttgtaaaaaatattatgtatttcTTACCCGTGGACCACCATAAGGATGTTCAAAATGAAagtgaaaatgaaaatgttttttgttatgtttaattttttaaagtgagCAAACGTATAGTCTAATTCTGTAGAAATGTcgcaagttttattatttttttaaatgtccgCAACTATCAATGTGGAGTGAGATGTTGCTGAACAATTGTATGACATGTTTCCACTTTAGCATACTCGTTCATGTTTGTCAATATTGCATATACTTATTGGGTAAAATTTTTCATTGCATGTATTTTCAGAACggtttaaaactatatttttaagaatattttgcATTGTTGTTGCTTTTAAAATGCTACCTAAAGTTATGTATGAGCAACATATTGGGCATTTTGCTTCTGTTTCAAGTTTTCCaattaaatttggaaaaatacGTGTAACACAAAATAGATTTTGGCAGTTATGAGGAAAAATAGGTCTGCGTattattctttttcaaaatatgcaGACTTATATTCTTTGTTATCAGCAATGTTGATAGACTCATAGCACAAGCAAGACATATCAGAAAAACTgtatattattacattaattgaCTCCTTTATCCAAATAACTGTTTTTCCTGATGGtggccttctattttttttttcatatttctaCCGGGCTTCTTTACAAAACAGATGCATCTTTCGAGTGTGCATGTTTGTGGCCAGTGTTTTATACTGAAATTAGGTGAGGTTGTTCCTTGTTGTTCAATATGCCTCATTACTGTATGGCATTTCATGCAAATTTTTGGTGGGTTGCGTTTTTGTCCTGTCTTCTCCTGCCTCAGTAAAATGCCTGATCAACTCTTACTCTTATAGATATAACATTAAATGAGTCATTGCTAATATAATTTCCACATAATCTGCATAGCTTCATAAGAAAAGATATCAGGTTAGCAGCAATAGCAGTCGCCATATTAGGTAGTTAGGTCCACTTTTTTAGTTCATAatttctgtaatttaaaaaaaatgactggTAAATAAAGTTggtgttatttaaaaatttttaaactttagttttagaAACTATTTagttctcaaaataaaaaaagagttgaAAAAGTTacagagttaaaaaaaaaaaaaattttgaaagaatataTAATTTCAGAGccattcaaaattcaaaaatactatttttatgatTTCCAAACGTGAtttctacattaaaaaaaactacttatGTAAACCCATGCGCATCATAAAATTCTGCCAATGATCAATATTAAACGACCGTGGCCTACTTTgttgtttcaaaataaagtataaaattaactttttaattaattaaataccaAATGATCAccgagaaaaaaataataataataattataacaaaaattaaaatgtttccaaaaacttcaaaattaaaaatttaattttcaatcataaccaataaaaatataatactaagAAGTTTAacacttataatatataatatatattaatctGATACATGACAGTagcttatatatattacatatatatatatatatatatatatatatatatatatatatatatatatatatatatatatatatgtatatatatatacacaatgttatataaatataatataaaacttaaaaaattttgaaaatatttatatttatgttttgtaattaaaatagaaatataattaaaagtttattttaattttttagttatttaggtgctccaagtaagtctttttaatttttttttagtgtgagATTGTTCAAAGAGATcgaaaatatacataataatatatagttatattatcTGCACGTTCATTACTATTTTGATTGGAATTTTCTTTGAAGTGCTGTTTAAACGCGTGACTTAGGCGAAAAAGCTAGATTTAATTGGAAGGAGTGTGCTAAAAtctcttttaaatgtttctaaacACAGTAGGAACTATACAAATTcgctaaaatttttaatattttaaatccaggaaatttcaaaaagtattcaacaaaataaattaaactaacatGATAACCAAATCAAATTAAACCAACAACCAAAACCAAAAACCAAAATAAGTTAAACCAACAAAAtatattcaacaaaataaattaaaataaattcaacaaattaaattaaacttttttattcgtcTTCTTAGTAGTAAATCAATTGCAGAAATTATCTTTTCATAAgtgaaacattttaatattcGTTTGTTGGCGATATCCAGGACCTATGCCGTTTTCAGATGTCAaagtttaattcaaaataaaaagaaagtaaaaatacCACTTTCTAAAAGTGAAATCCCCTCCGAAGTTAAACAAACTTTGAAGTATGCAATAGAGTGCTGGAATGCAAATAAGCAAagagaaatttttaaacaagttctggaagaaaaaattttttagttgggACAAAAagtaactttcttatttttttttccttgtaagTTACATTGAGtgtataataaatgaaataataataataactatgttATAAAACCGTTATAGTATTTTGTATTCTGGCTTTTGTTTTCTTTCCGaccattttaaataattacccgtgcatatatatacatatatatatatatatatatatatatatatatatatatatatatatatatatatatatatatatatatatatatatatatatatatatatatatatatatatatatatatatatatacccgtGCATATATATATCCGTGcatgttttgtttaattactgctttaatttggttttaattatttaatatattaaaaaaacattttttttttcccacaaGATATTCGAGttagaaaacttttatttgatttttttgggtACGTCCAACAACGTAGCAGACATCCCCTAGACATGCCTCagtatataatacataaattttatattattcttgcAAATAATATTCTGGATTTGGTAGCATAAAGATGTGTTGCTGATTTTAACAGATGGAAATGTAACTTCAAAcgatttaaatttgttttcttttttcaatacgCTGGAAGGGTAGAGCGGAAGGCAAATTTGGATATTGGCGCAAGTTGACCTAGTTGAATTTATTCTAAGAATAAGTGCCGTAACATATCGGGAATCTAGGTAAAGGTTCTAagtaatttaaatctttttctcaACGAAAAATAAAGTTGATTGGGACAAATATGGAATTGTGAAgccgttttaaaagtttttgataagcTGAAGTAAGTTTTGAACAGTTTGTATTTATACTTCCTAGTGTTGGACACTACTgcaatatataccaagttaaaAGCTTATagtttacaaattattttagtatgtaattaataatattatgaattgatggtttaaaaataaagctgtTTATACTCTTAACATTACGATGGGGCAAGTTATCATAACACAAGCGAGACGGGtccacttttattatttttactccaGAACTTGTATGTATTAACAAACTTAAACTTTCAAATTTgactattttctttttgtctattcaaacaaaaatatataataatgttaaaaaaaattagtgaaaattgtaattgcataattttatacttataggCCAACTTACCCCGGTAACGGAATAAGTTGACCTAGGAAACATgactcaacaaaaaaatttataaatttattgaaaaccaaatggtttttatttataatgttacgtaataacataataattttaCCATACTGTTCATCGCGCAGTCAAAATCAAACAACTTGACTGCGCGATGAACgctactcttttttttcttttcttttttcttttgatatattttctttatatattgtaaggagtttaaacttttcaaactgctaaacaaataaaaacaaaattagtagAAGACTTTATAACCACAACAAGCAAATATCGGAGAAAAGATCTTTCAGTTTCAACATTTTGCAATACTTATTGCATAGATGCtgatctttaaagtttttgcaTGCAAGAATTGAAACATTGCCCAGTGTAAAATGTAAGCTATTTCTATCAATCGCGCTTAGTGATTGATAAAAATAGCTTAGTTTTAATTTCAAGGTTGTAAAgagtaaaatttaaactttgaataTCTAAAAGCATTAGCTTTTAGTTTAACTGTTTGTAAGAATACTAGACATTCTGGTCTTTTTGACTTAGTTggtatctttttattaaaactgaacCATTATTGTTTATGTACTTAAAAAAGTCTCCATTAATACCTGTTCTATGGTAACATATGACCCATCTGACTTGATTTTCTCTAATATAGCCTTGTTATATGTAAAACAATTTCCGAAATCATTATTGCCCAGATCCGCAACATCTTTTTTAACTGCAACTCAAAATTCTTGAAGAGTGCATGAGTCTGTTCTGATTTGCGAAATTATGTTTTCTCAGTTTCTTAACATTTATCAACTTCTTTACTTTTGTTTCATACATTGAGTGtaacaaaaaaactcatttgttaatgaacttttttatcACTTAATCTTCACCAGCAACCGAGAATGATAAATTTTCCAAAAGACCCATTTATAAAATGGTATTTcttctgtttttaaaagtatttttatatggtACACACCATGATAATTTGTGAATGTCAAATTCGGAAACTTAAAGGATTGTAGATGTAAAACCATATTTTGTCACCAGAAAACCAAGTCTCCacattaaagaaaaagataGACTTTCAAGAAAACTTGCAGCAGTTTGGACATGAAAGCTTTTCTAAACATCATTGACTTAAAGTGGCATTGAACTTGCCATTTTGATGAGCCGATACCACTTCATCCACTAATGAGGTTCCACAAAAAGAGTCAGCAGAAGTGATGTCTTTCTCTATTGCTAAATGAACTTATAACtctctttataaattttacattgatCACCttggtaaagttttttatttcagatataTCGTTGTAGAAGGGCCCTCTGCCGTCAGCGAAAACATCGCAACTCATATGTATCAAAGCGTGAAATACTCGTTTGCTTTATTATATCTAGTGTCAATTGATTATTTTCATCATCTTGATTATCATGATGATTAAAGTTTAACCATAATAATGCTTCCCATTCTACTGTCCTTGTCTTCAACATTTGCTGATAAAACCCGGCAcgtaagatattttatttttcttaattttttagaatacccatattttcttttttcacgaACTTCAGCTAataaccttttaaatttttaattttttttttttttttgcttttcgtgacactattttatttttttaaataaacaagcaaACGCGTGATAAACTTACTGTTATAGCAACTATTGGGCAACGAAGAATTTTCtcggaatttttttttctttcttgtgattactcttttaattattaaagtatattttcaATAACTCTTCGAAACTTTtgcataaagttattaaaatattttcgtaGATGCAAAATAAGCATTTCTTTGTGACCTAACTATATGTGGGAAATTtctatattaactatatattgaTCAGGTTAAGTTAGGTGTTATTCTTTTATATGCCATATGTATTTGAAAAGTGTAGTTGAAGGGACCAAGGGCATTGCTTCTTGCTCATTTCCTTAGGTTATGTGCACCACATCATCATCTATACAGAAAATGACTATAAATCTTCCAGTCATTTTAGTTATTCCTGTCATCcaagagatttttttacaaaagctaAGCCCTAATGGATTAAGctgctaatttatttattctactGAAGCTGTGTGTCAATGGctaattgtttaaatgtttatataaactaatGAAAAAGCACAACATCATACAACATCAAcgaaataatcaaattaaatttaattgatgtTAATTGTTAATTACCAATATCAGGTGCATTAGATgttatgaaacatttttctaCGTGTAACTTATTAACTATAACTATGTATTAACTTACATTTTATAATCATTAAGAAATTTTCGATAATTAATTATGAACAGCATTTCACGatcataaataaatgttatacaaTTTTGCATATGTCCATACAAAAATACCTATACCTCATGGCAATACCATTTATCTTGCCCAAGATGCTCCGCATCCAAAGCCtgctttttcttattatttcttGGCCAATAATGCATAAGTTGCTGCTAAAGAGAACACaacattttagtttattttgaaacacTTAGAAGTACGAACCTTGTTAAGCAAGGTTgctacttgaaaaaaaaagttgagcgCACTACGTTCAGAGGCGTAAGGAGAATATAAACTTCAAAACCTATCGCTTGTAAGCCGAATATTCTACCATTAGTCTACTCTGACTAAAActgaggctggctggtagtcGGGTTTTCCGAACTCTgcggtagctctcagagagactGGGACATCagcagctgaaaaatatcaaagtattaacagtgccatgttgcgcatggatagtgtccctgtttgtacttttgttatacattgccaaggccacatttggagccctttgttacgggcttaggttttaataatagtaataaagcaattgcttgggctattaatcagtgtactgagtactatctatgctttgagtcaagttctttaacaaatttaaaaatgaataaagtaccaaaaactattaaacacaaaaaaccatcgtcatcaccaagttctctaagcCTATCATTCCCTAATATTAGTGGTCTTCGAAGAAACTTTTCTTCTCTTGAATCTAATcttttgcaaagttcaccagacctacttgctctttgtgagactattTGAGTTCATCTGTCTCATCTTGaaatcttagtgttgatggttatcttcctagCAAACATGataacgttgaatcaacgttgaaaaccggtcgcaaaagatgttgcggaaacgttgaTAAAGTAATtgattttgcaaagatatgtaaCGTTGCTTAATAGACGTTAATTAATCGTTATTGCGTAACgttaaaaaagttactaaataatgtggctataatatatattaaattggcAAAGAAAACTAAATTGTAAGTTGAACTCTGTTCTTGCAATATTTCcgaattcaatttttaatacaaacagtaaatgataaaaaatgtaaaaaagcttaaaatataaaatttatagatatatatataaaaatataaatatttcctttaagatttatgtgtgtgagtgtttgtatatatatttatgcaatatataaaagtacaattaaCAGGATATTGTATCGATAGTCCAAGATATCATTAagatacagaatctaaatcaaaaaacaaaacctgAACCATTAGCAGTCTAAaagcaaatgtaaaaataaaatgatattgaaatagtataattactattaaatttaaaaagtaaaaatatatatgtaatgtttatgtatataatttatatttatatataaaatatatgggtaaataaattatatatatatatataaattgtatatatatatatatatatataaattatatatgtatatatatatatatgtatatatatatatataaattatatatatatatatatatatatatatatatatatatatatatatatatatatatatatatatatatatatgttctaatAAAGTTGGTGAATTACAATTATTACGTATACGTGGTAAATGTCACGTAGGTAAACGTAGAGAAAGTCACGCATTCATTTATGGTTTTTAATGAccattgttgttttataattCTCATGGGAATGATAACTTTGTATTTATATAcgattttttgtaataaaacagaAGGTTGAAAAACGCTTAGatagttgtttttaatatatgtatataatcgAATACCATAATGCTACGAGCTATTTTGGCTATTATGCCACCAGTATTTGATGGCAACAATCAACGATTTATCCGTCAACTGCGAACATATATTGCAGCAATGGACATTGACGAAGCAAAGAGAAAAACGATAACATTAACATGTTTGCCACCACAGATTTATTCTGCATTAGAAGATCTATGCTTGCCGGCATATCCAGAAGACGATTCAGTGACATACGAAGAGATCGAGGAAAATATTATGAAGCTTTTTAAACCAAAGTCATCGTTAATACTACGCTTTGAGTttgcaacaattaaaaaagcaagtaacGAGAGTGTGACGGAATTTTCACGACGGATTGCATGAGCTGCTGAAGGATGCAAATTTACGGATAGAGATGACAGGTTGCGCGACCAATTTATCACTGGCTTTAACGATGGAGCTTCAATCAAACGGCTATAACTGGAATCTGAAGAACTTACATTTGCAATGGCTGTTGAGGTTGCAGTTACTTTGGAACGAGTGACTCAAGAAGCCCGACAGTTGGATGGTTTCGATAATGTGATGGTTGCAGCAACATCGCTACCTGCCCAAACAACTGGTTTTGCCggaacaaataaaataacatgacTAATTGTGGGAAATTTGGACATTATGCACGGGACTGCGAGGTAAAATGTAAGAACTGTTCACACAATCATCGAGCCAAAGACTGCATCAAACGATTGCaaggtttaaaaagaaaaggGAGAATTTAGAAATAATGGCATCCAGTATTCTCCCTGAAACAGCGTTGCcatcattaaaagttaaaataaacgGAATGTTCCGAACAGCATTAATTGATTCTGGATGCTCAATTACAGTCGTTCATGCTGAATCTACACGTGGACTTGtttcaaaaagtgaaaaatGCATCACAACTTTGGGAGGAACTGTACAAGTACTAGGTGAAATGGTAATCAAACTGGAAATTGATGAAATATATTGGATGGTTAATTCGTTAATTGTAAAGGACAAGCCATTCgggtttgattttatttttgaaatggaTGCTATTGAAAAATTCGGTGACGCCAAAATCTATGGTGACAAAAACCGTACCGTCTGAATGTTACCACGTAACACGTAAAAATGTGGCGCAAATTATATAAGTAAAGAAAacgaaataaacaaaaagaacgAAATAAACAAAGAGAACGAAGTAAACGAAGAGAACGAAGTAAACGAAGAGAACGAAGTAAACGAAGAGAACGAAGTAAACGAAGAGAACGAAGTAAACGAAGAGAACGAAGTAAACGAAGAGAACGAAGTCAACGAAGAGAACGAAGTAAACGAAGAGAACGAAGTAAACGAAGAGAACGAAGTAAACGAAGAGAACGAAGTAAACGAAGAGAACGAAGAGAACAAAGTAAACGAAAAGAACGAAGTAAACGAAGAGAACGAAGTAAACGAAGAGAACGAAGTAAACGAAGAGAACGAAGTAAACGAAGAGAACGAAGTAAACGAAGAGAACGAAGTAAACGAAGAGAACGAAGTAAACGAAGAGAACGAAGTAAACGAAGAGAACGAAGTAAACGAAGAGAACAAAGTAAACGAAGAGAACGAAGTAAACGAAGAGAACGAAGAGAACGAAGTAAACGAAGAGAACGAAGTAAACGAAGAAAACGAAGTAAACGAAGAGAACGAAGTAAACGAAGAGAATGAAGTAAACGAAGAGAACGAAGTAAACGAAGAGAACGAAGTAAACGAAGAGAACGAAGTAAACGAAGAGAACGAAGTAAACGAAGAGAACGAAGTAAACGAAGAGAACGAAGTAAACGAAGAGAACGAAGAGAACAAAGTAAACGAAAAGAACGAAGTAAACGAAGAGAACGAAGTAAACGAAGAGAACGAAGTAAACGAAGAGAACGAAGTAAACGAAGAGAACGAAGTAAACGAAGAGAACGAAGTAAACGAAGAGAACGAAGTAAACGAAGAGAACGAAGTAAACGAAGAGAACGAAGTAAACGAAGAGAACAAAGTAAACGAAGAGAACGAAGTAAACGAAGAGAACGAAGAGAACGAAGTAAACGAAGAGAGCGAAGTAAACGAAGAGAACGAAGTAAACGAAGAGAATGAAGTAAACGAAGAGAACGAAGTAAACGAAGAGAACGAAGTAAACGAAGAGAACGAAGTAAACGAAGAAAACGAAGTAAACGAAGAGAACGAAGTAAACGAAGAGAACGAAGTGGACGGCACTATGGAACTGGAATAAAGAGCCCGCAAATTATAATACGATCCGCGAATACAAGATGAGCAAAAAGCATGAAAGTAGttaccgaaaaaaaaaatgaatggaTCAAATCTGGCATTCTTGTGCCGTGTAACGAGCAAGCATTGGGACCACCTAAAGTATTGATACCGCTCATGTGTGTTGTGCAAGAAAATAAAGGTAGAAAGATACGCCCAGTAGGAGACTTCCTAGCTCTTAACGAATTTGTAAATTGTCACACAGCAAATGCCGACGTTTGTCAAGAGAAACTGCGTCGTTATAGGAAAATTAAAAGTGCAAAAATCCTTGATCTTAAGAAAGCCTAGCTTCAAATTCACATTGACAAAAACTGTGGCCGTatcaaaatgtgtttataaatgGGGAACGGTATTGTTTCACCAGAATGTGTTTTGGCATCAACGTGGCTCTAACAATAATGACTACAATTCTTCGTCACGTGCTCAATATGAATTCAACTGTGAAGAAAGCATGTGATAATTACATTGATGATATATTTGTCGATGAAAGTATAGAAACAGCTGAAAATGTAGCGAAGCATCTTGAGAAATTTGGGTTGCAGTGTAAACCTCCAGAAGACCTAGAAAAAGGACGTGTTTTAGTTTTGAGAGtcgaacaaaataaaaatggggAACTGATATGGAAGCAGGACAATGTAGTacaatttaaatcttcaaatgCAGTCACACGATCACAGCTTTTTAGCAATTTAGGTAAACTTATTGGACATTACCCGGTGGCAGGAAGTTTGCGTTTACAAGCTTCATACATCAAACGATTAGCTGGAAATATTCAATGGAATGAGTATGTTTCTGAAGAttgcaaagaaaaaatgaatgagtTGCTTCACCGTTTGGAAAAAGAGGACTCGGTTGGTGGGAAATGGCTGGTACCAGTGAATGGAAAAGCTGAGTTTTACTGTGATACATCGTCCATAGGACTAGATGTAGTTCTTCTAATTGGTGGAGTCGTTGATAAAGATGCATCATGGCTACGACCAACGAGTGATACGCACCATATTAATATAAGTGAACTAGATTCGATACTTCGAGGGTTAAATTTAGCCAATAAATGGGATATAAAAGAACTCACAGTATACAGCGATAGCAATAGCACCGTCGGATGGTTAAACGCAGTTTTAAAAGAAGAATATCGCGTAAAGATTCGGGAAATTTCTCAACTGCTAGTACAACGACGGCTGAATACGATGAAGGAAatagcaaaatatattaaattattgtacAATGGATTCCATCTGAACTAAATCTGGCCGA encodes:
- the LOC136076767 gene encoding pre-mRNA-splicing factor 38B-like, coding for MASSILPETALPSLKVKINGMFRTALIDSGCSITVVHAESTRGLVSKSEKCITTLGGTVQVLGEMVIKLEIDEIYWMVNSLIVKDKPFGKRNKQKERNKQRERSKRRERSKRRERSKRRERSKRRERSKRRERSKRRERSQRRERSKRRERSKRRERSKRRERSKRRERREQSKRKERSKRRERSKRRERSKRRERSKRRERSKRRERSKRRERSKRRERSKRRERSKRREQSKRRERSKRRERRERSKRRERSKRRKRKRSKRRERSKRRERSKRRERSKRRERSKRRERSKRRERREQSKRKERSKRRERSKRRERSKRRERSKRRERSKRRERSKRRERSKRRERSKRRERSKRREQSKRRERSKRRERRERSKRRERSKRRERSKRRE